The Streptomyces sp. R28 region CGGCTACGTCTACTCCGACGACCGCGGCCGCACCTGGCGCAACAACGCCGGCACCGTCGTCGGCACCAGCGGCGGCTCCGACAAGGTCGCCGTCACCGACAGCGGCCTGGTGATCGACGCGCTCAACCCGGACCACTCCCTGATGAACCAGGAGAGCCAGTTCACCGACTCCGCCGGCCTGCCGCACGCGATCATCAGCTACGTACCCGGCCGCTTCGGCCAGTGCACCACGAACTACGTCACCGACCGCACCGCGAACGGCCGCGCCTTCCACGTCCGCAAGAACTCCTCCGGCACCTGGCAGAAGACCGAGATCCCGGTCCCACTGAACTCCAGCCAGCGCACCAAGCTCATCCTGGACAAGTACGACAACGCCTACGCGATCTTCCCGTTCTGCCGGATCGCCGGGGCCTCCAAGGCCTCCGGCTACACGGACTGGTCGGTCCTGTACGACGGTGTCTCGGCCGGGCTGAACGCCTTCGGTGAGGTCGTCATCGACGAGACGCGTATCGCGCAGGACAACTTCCTGTCGATCATGTACCAGGAGAAGTCCAGCGGTACGACGCCTTCGGCGCTGCGTAACCTCAATTTCCGCCTGCCTGCCTGACCACAGCCGTTGTGGGCGGCTTGACGGTAATGTGCCTTCCCGCCGCCCCACGTCTTCTCGCGTCTCACTGGAGGTCCCTGCCCGATGGCCCAGTCGGTGGGTATCAAGGACGTCGCCCGCGCCGCCGGAGTCTCCGTCGGCACGGTCTCGAACGTCATCAACCCTCCGGACACGGTCGCGACCGAGACCCGGGCGCGGGTGCAGTCCGCGATAGACCGGCTGGGCTACGTCCGCAGCGAGTCCGCGCGCCAGCTGCGCGCCGGCCGCAGCCGGATCATGGGGCTGCTCGTCCTCGACATGGGCAACCCCTTCTTCGTCGACGTGGCGCGCGGCGCCGAGCGGGCCGCGCGTGAGGCCGGGCTCGGCGTGATGGTCTGCAACAGCGCACAGAGCGCGAGCGAGGAGGCCGACTACCTGTCGCTCTTCGCCGAACAGCGGGTGCGCGGCGTCCTGCTGACCCCCGCCGACGCCACCGGCCGCAACATCGCGACGTTCCGGCGGCACAACATCCCCTTCGTCCTCGTCGACCGCGTCGCCGAGGGCACCACCGAGTGCTCGGTGTCCGTCGACGACGTCGCGGGCGGCGCCCTCGCCGTACGCCATCTCGTCGACGCCGGGCACCGCTCCATCGCGTACGTCAGCGGCCCGCCCGGCCTCAACCAGGTCCGCGACCGCCGCACCGGCGCCCTGCACGCGCTGGAGGAGGCCGGCCTCGGCCCCGAGCACCTGCGCGAGCTGCCCACCGAGCGGCTCGACGTCGCCGCCGGCCGGGACGCCGGAGCCCGCCTGCTCGGCCTCGCCGACCGCCCGACCGCCGTCTTCTGCGCCAACGACCTGCTCGCCCTCGGCGTCCTGCAGGCCATGTACGCCGCGGGCGTCGGCGTCCCCGACGACCTCGCGATCGTCGGCTACGACGACATCGAGTTCGCGGCCGCCGCGGCCGTCCCCCTCACCTCCGTACGGCAGCCCGCGGTCACCATGGGCACCCTCGCGGCGGAGATGCTGCTGGAGGAGACGGAGGAGGAGACCGCGACGAGGAAGCACGAGCACCGACGGGTCGTCCTCCAGCCGGAGCTGGTGGTCCGGCGGTCCAGTCTCTCGGCACGCTGATCAGCCGTTCAGTACGATTTCATGATCCCGGGGCTCGGTCGGCGGACGAACATGTGCTGAACTGGGACGCGGCCCGAAAACCCTCCGTCCCGGGAGCCCTGTTGACCGTCAGCTACCGCCAGCCCGGCGTCATCCTCACCGACCGCCACTTCACCGTGCCCCTCGACCACGACGCCCCGAAGGGCGAGACGATCGAGCTCTACGCCCGTGAGGTCGTCGCCGGCGACAAGGCGCACCAGGAACTGCCGTGGCTGGTCTACCTCCAGGGCGGCCCCGGCTTCGGCGCGAACCGCTTCGTCGGCAAGGGCGCCTGGCTCGGCCGCGCCCTCAAGGAGTACCGCGTCCTGCTCCTCGACCAGCGCGGCACCGGCCACTCCACGCCCGCCAACCGCCAGACCCTCCCCCTGCGCGGCGGACCCGCGGAACAGGCCGACTACCTCGCGCACTTCCGCGCCGACTCGATCGTCCGCGACTGCGAGGCGATCCGCCGGGAGGTGACCGGCGGCGCCCCCTGGACCGTCCTCGGCCAGAGCTTCGGCGGCTTCTGCACGGTCAACTACCTCTCCACCGCCCCCGAGGGCCTGACCGCCGCCGTCATCACCGGCGGCCTGCCCTCGCTCGACGCGCACGCCGACGACGTCTACCGAGCGGCCTACCCCCGCATCGAGCGCAAGGTCGGCGCGCACTACGCCCGCTACCCGCAGGACGTCGAGCGCGCCCGCCGGATCGCCGACCACCTCCTCGCAGGCG contains the following coding sequences:
- a CDS encoding LacI family DNA-binding transcriptional regulator: MAQSVGIKDVARAAGVSVGTVSNVINPPDTVATETRARVQSAIDRLGYVRSESARQLRAGRSRIMGLLVLDMGNPFFVDVARGAERAAREAGLGVMVCNSAQSASEEADYLSLFAEQRVRGVLLTPADATGRNIATFRRHNIPFVLVDRVAEGTTECSVSVDDVAGGALAVRHLVDAGHRSIAYVSGPPGLNQVRDRRTGALHALEEAGLGPEHLRELPTERLDVAAGRDAGARLLGLADRPTAVFCANDLLALGVLQAMYAAGVGVPDDLAIVGYDDIEFAAAAAVPLTSVRQPAVTMGTLAAEMLLEETEEETATRKHEHRRVVLQPELVVRRSSLSAR